Proteins encoded by one window of Salarias fasciatus chromosome 1, fSalaFa1.1, whole genome shotgun sequence:
- the ctxn2 gene encoding cortexin-2, whose translation MSSVHFNHSLAAMSGNDMMAHSLTLEQKTVFAFVGMLLVFLGLLIVRCFRILLDPYSSMPSSNWADGIEGLEKGTFEYALT comes from the coding sequence ATGAGCAGCGTCCACTTCAACCACTCCCTTGCTGCCATGAGCGGAAACGACATGATGGCGCACTCTCTGACTCTGGAACAGAAGACAGTGTTTGCTTTTGTGGGGATGCTACTGGTGTTCCTGGGGCTGCTGATAGTGAGGTGTTTTCGGATCCTGCTGGACCCCTACAGCAGTATGCCCTCCTCCAACTGGGCTGATGGCATTGAGGGGCTGGAGAAAGGGACGTTCGAGTATGCCCTCACTTAA